Proteins encoded within one genomic window of Salipaludibacillus agaradhaerens:
- a CDS encoding GntR family transcriptional regulator, which yields METKYNFVKNKIKSQILQGFIQPHQKVGSETELMKEYEVSRHTVRKAIDELVNDGWIYKKQGAGTFCADRSALKSGTASQQTKNIAVITTYFSDYIFPSIIRGIEGYLSKNGYQVTLFSTNNNIEQERRCLEAVLQQGFDGLIVEPTKSALPNPNINYYLNLERTGIPYVMINAYYEELEPTHLIMNDVEGGRIQTRHVLDLGHQYVLGFFKNDDIQGTKRMKGFIKAHRESGIPLSPKNIITYTTETKETVPVEELRQHLTNTSELPTAIVCYNDQLALMLLDVIRDMKLSVPEDISVVGYDDSFLSVASEVKLTTVKHPKEEMGKEAGRRIYNFIEQKLAPSRHFEMTPVVYEPKIMIRNSTQGLGVKEIN from the coding sequence ATGGAAACAAAATATAACTTTGTAAAAAATAAAATTAAATCACAGATACTTCAAGGATTTATTCAACCTCATCAAAAGGTAGGATCGGAAACAGAATTGATGAAGGAATATGAAGTGAGTCGCCACACGGTGAGAAAAGCGATTGATGAACTAGTCAATGACGGCTGGATTTATAAAAAGCAAGGTGCAGGAACATTTTGCGCTGATCGTTCAGCTTTAAAAAGTGGCACTGCGAGCCAACAAACGAAAAATATAGCGGTTATAACAACGTATTTTTCGGATTACATTTTTCCGTCAATAATTCGTGGCATCGAAGGATATTTAAGTAAAAATGGGTATCAAGTGACATTGTTTAGTACGAACAATAATATTGAGCAAGAGCGTCGATGTCTTGAAGCGGTTTTACAACAAGGATTTGACGGTCTCATTGTGGAGCCAACGAAAAGTGCGCTTCCCAATCCGAATATTAACTATTATCTGAATTTAGAACGAACAGGTATCCCATACGTCATGATAAATGCCTATTATGAAGAATTAGAGCCTACTCATCTGATTATGAATGATGTTGAAGGTGGAAGAATACAGACACGTCATGTATTGGATCTTGGTCACCAATACGTTCTAGGCTTCTTTAAAAATGATGATATTCAAGGGACGAAGCGTATGAAAGGTTTTATTAAAGCTCATCGTGAAAGTGGCATTCCTTTAAGTCCTAAAAATATTATCACTTATACAACAGAAACAAAAGAAACTGTGCCGGTAGAAGAGCTGAGACAGCATTTGACAAACACGTCAGAGTTACCTACTGCTATTGTATGTTACAATGACCAGCTTGCATTAATGCTTTTGGACGTAATAAGAGACATGAAGTTGTCTGTCCCTGAAGATATCTCTGTAGTTGGCTACGATGATTCATTTCTATCGGTGGCTTCAGAAGTTAAACTGACAACAGTGAAACATCCAAAAGAAGAAATGGGAAAAGAAGCAGGACGAAGAATATACAACTTTATTGAGCAAAAGCTGGCGCCTTCTCGTCATTTTGAAATGACCCCTGTTGTTTATGAACCAAAAATAATGATTAGAAATTCAACACAAGGGCTAGGTGTAAAAGAAATAAATTAA
- a CDS encoding arabinan endo-1,5-alpha-L-arabinosidase, protein MKITNGYLWLACIAIVVTGVLLFNGASFADRNASEQQNKQVNPPTGKLDMIGDIGDYIPGEVDDPVHDPALLRTDDAYYVFSTGILRNVNDPGGIYVRKSEGTLEGPWEAIGEIPVPDWITGYNSEHLWAPQVIEYDNTYYLYYAVSSFGSNRSAIGVLSSQTPHDLNSWVDHGPIVTSEPGVTDYNAIDPHVFEADGSLWIVYGSHFSGIKLQEMDNPTAVAGEVVTLQNRPSVQHNPVEAPTIIEKEGYYYLFTSWDQCCAGTDSTYKIAVGRSESVTGPYVDQQGQPLTHGGGTVILESEGNQIGPGGQDILQVYGHDYLIHHYYDGDADGVIRMQIRTLNWEDHWPTVDR, encoded by the coding sequence ATGAAGATTACGAACGGTTATTTGTGGCTTGCGTGTATCGCAATTGTCGTAACAGGTGTCCTTCTATTTAATGGAGCATCATTCGCTGATAGAAATGCGAGCGAACAGCAGAATAAACAAGTGAATCCCCCAACTGGTAAGCTTGATATGATCGGTGATATTGGGGACTATATCCCTGGTGAAGTTGATGACCCTGTACACGACCCTGCTTTACTTCGCACGGATGACGCTTATTATGTGTTCTCCACAGGTATCCTGAGAAATGTCAATGACCCAGGAGGTATTTATGTACGGAAATCAGAAGGGACACTTGAAGGACCGTGGGAAGCAATCGGAGAAATTCCGGTTCCTGATTGGATAACAGGGTATAACTCTGAACATCTCTGGGCACCTCAAGTCATTGAATATGATAACACGTATTACTTATATTATGCCGTTTCCTCTTTCGGTTCAAATCGATCGGCGATAGGTGTATTAAGTTCTCAAACCCCCCATGACCTTAATAGTTGGGTGGACCACGGCCCCATTGTGACATCAGAACCAGGGGTAACGGATTACAATGCAATTGATCCTCATGTGTTTGAAGCTGACGGCTCTCTTTGGATTGTATATGGCTCGCATTTTAGTGGAATAAAGCTTCAAGAAATGGATAATCCCACTGCTGTGGCAGGTGAGGTTGTAACGTTACAAAACAGACCGTCTGTTCAACACAACCCTGTTGAAGCACCTACAATAATAGAAAAAGAGGGCTATTACTATTTATTTACCTCATGGGACCAATGTTGTGCAGGGACGGATAGTACGTACAAAATAGCTGTAGGGCGTTCAGAGTCGGTAACAGGACCATACGTAGATCAACAAGGGCAGCCTCTTACTCATGGTGGAGGTACAGTCATTTTAGAGTCAGAAGGGAATCAAATTGGTCCAGGAGGCCAAGATATTTTACAAGTGTATGGGCACGACTATTTAATTCATCATTACTACGATGGGGATGCAGATGGCGTCATCCGTATGCAAATTAGAACCCTTAACTGGGAAGACCATTGGCCAACCGTTGATAGATGA
- a CDS encoding LCP family glycopolymer transferase: MSELQRSRRPSQKRRSPFRRLMRYVLLTMVFLVIAGGSVLGYMIFQVSSVTNDAQEELNRGEKSAFRDSVVDPVEDPISILFLGLDTREADLSGLTDAMILATFNPDDKTIKMVNIPRDSYVNIIGREPMDKINHAHAFGGVDMTVDTVEHLLNVPVDYVVSLNFTAFMEIVDTIGGVEVDVPMPISDTDNATYGTIEIDEGLQTLNGEEALAYARMRKDDPRGDLGRGDRQKDIIEAVIKQSANFKTITNFNSLMESLGNNLRTNLGFGNLVSMHSYASELDNIDQLSLDGDNMMLEGIYYFSLHEDSVQEVSQTLQQHLEISHLDTQATIGH; the protein is encoded by the coding sequence ATGTCAGAATTACAACGTTCCAGACGTCCTAGTCAAAAAAGAAGAAGCCCCTTTCGCAGATTGATGAGATATGTTTTACTTACAATGGTATTTTTAGTTATAGCAGGCGGCAGTGTGCTTGGGTACATGATTTTTCAAGTTTCTAGTGTGACCAATGATGCCCAAGAAGAGTTAAATCGTGGTGAAAAATCTGCCTTTAGAGACTCTGTTGTTGATCCAGTAGAAGACCCTATATCTATCCTGTTTCTCGGTTTAGATACGAGAGAGGCCGATTTATCAGGTTTAACCGATGCCATGATATTAGCTACTTTTAATCCAGATGACAAAACGATCAAGATGGTTAACATTCCTCGTGACTCTTATGTGAACATAATCGGTCGAGAACCGATGGATAAAATTAATCATGCCCACGCTTTTGGTGGGGTTGATATGACTGTCGACACGGTCGAACATTTATTAAATGTTCCTGTCGATTACGTCGTCTCTTTAAATTTCACAGCCTTCATGGAAATTGTCGATACAATAGGTGGTGTCGAAGTTGATGTGCCAATGCCGATTAGTGATACGGATAACGCTACTTACGGCACGATTGAAATTGATGAAGGTTTACAAACATTAAATGGTGAAGAAGCTCTTGCTTATGCAAGAATGCGCAAAGATGATCCTCGAGGGGATTTAGGTCGAGGGGATCGGCAAAAAGATATTATTGAAGCCGTTATAAAACAATCGGCTAACTTTAAAACAATCACTAACTTCAATTCTCTTATGGAGAGCCTTGGGAACAATTTACGTACCAACCTTGGCTTTGGTAATTTAGTTAGTATGCATTCTTATGCCAGTGAATTAGATAACATTGACCAACTAAGCTTAGACGGCGATAATATGATGTTAGAGGGCATTTATTATTTCAGTCTTCATGAAGATTCTGTACAAGAAGTTTCTCAAACGCTACAACAGCATCTTGAGATTTCACATCTAGACACTCAAGCTACGATCGGTCATTAA
- a CDS encoding N-acetylmuramoyl-L-alanine amidase: MVQKISLIVLSLLILVGLYSQLSNNVGYADAAEAMMEGEVAVSSLIIREEPSEGAESLGGYHQGDKVTIYGTSGDWYQVKHSSGWGYVHSAYINVINGSASAETKIGKVSVDNLHVRDSASIEGQIISHLSRGTLIELGTFSNGWYQVSIGTTRGYIDGSYIELQDDSSNKGGSVPDSTSNEAEPLGSGKVTATSLNVRSSASTEADIIDSLSRGTTIELLSESNGWYEVETEKGNGYIHGSYVSTTSLSSSGNTADGQLEGKTIFVDAGHGGSDPGAIVDDISEKDIALDVSLKLQNALENEGATVVMSRTEDSYIEVGERADMANTSGADLFISVHANAFTSSSVNGSEVFYSSQTHADNSRQFAQAIQSQLVNGLNRADRGVVDRNLTVITELDMPGILIEPGFMSNDSDLDMLLNQQDELVAHIVKGFKDYSN, translated from the coding sequence ATGGTGCAAAAAATAAGTCTGATAGTTTTATCTTTACTCATTTTAGTGGGACTATATAGTCAACTAAGTAATAACGTTGGCTATGCAGATGCAGCGGAGGCAATGATGGAAGGTGAGGTGGCGGTTTCTTCGTTGATTATTCGAGAGGAGCCCTCAGAGGGTGCTGAATCACTTGGCGGTTACCATCAAGGTGACAAGGTTACCATCTATGGCACTTCAGGAGACTGGTATCAAGTGAAACATAGTAGTGGATGGGGGTATGTTCACAGTGCATACATAAATGTTATTAATGGGAGTGCCTCAGCTGAGACTAAAATTGGGAAAGTCTCAGTTGACAATTTACATGTGAGAGACTCTGCCTCTATAGAAGGACAAATTATTAGTCATTTAAGTAGAGGGACGTTGATTGAATTAGGGACTTTCTCAAATGGCTGGTATCAAGTGAGTATCGGTACAACGAGAGGATACATTGACGGCTCTTATATTGAGCTTCAAGATGACTCTTCTAATAAAGGAGGAAGTGTCCCTGATTCCACTTCAAACGAGGCTGAACCGCTCGGGAGCGGAAAAGTGACAGCAACAAGTTTAAATGTTAGATCGTCAGCATCCACGGAGGCCGACATTATTGATAGTCTATCTAGAGGGACGACGATTGAGTTGCTTAGTGAATCAAACGGTTGGTATGAGGTTGAAACCGAAAAAGGGAACGGATACATCCATGGCTCTTATGTGAGTACAACGTCTTTAAGCAGCAGTGGAAACACGGCTGATGGTCAGTTAGAGGGTAAAACGATCTTCGTGGATGCGGGGCATGGAGGAAGTGATCCAGGTGCAATCGTCGATGATATTAGTGAGAAAGATATTGCTCTTGATGTGAGTTTGAAACTACAAAATGCATTGGAAAATGAGGGAGCTACTGTTGTCATGAGCAGGACGGAGGATTCTTATATAGAGGTTGGCGAACGAGCAGACATGGCCAACACGTCTGGAGCTGATTTATTTATTAGTGTTCACGCCAATGCTTTTACATCCTCTTCAGTTAATGGTTCTGAAGTCTTTTACAGTAGCCAGACACATGCTGATAATAGTCGTCAATTTGCTCAAGCTATCCAATCTCAACTTGTTAATGGATTAAATAGAGCAGATCGTGGCGTCGTTGATCGCAACCTCACAGTCATAACCGAATTAGATATGCCTGGCATTTTAATTGAACCAGGTTTTATGTCAAATGACTCTGATTTAGACATGCTATTGAATCAACAAGATGAGTTGGTAGCACATATTGTTAAAGGATTTAAAGATTATTCTAATTAA
- a CDS encoding DUF6792 domain-containing protein: MTEAEDILSTDEIRARVTDLEYKNLSEEEFIKEIERIYIEEKGEALPAKVEYFHSSDVESLKDDTSGYDGTALYFHSEENQIDVLYTISQGSQDTLDWEYNAIGLFGGTTIKQAEATAHFESEARRRFGIENDQDVLSIGLSHSLANNNNSIAHLTFGTFDVVHSFNGAQVSAYQMYF, from the coding sequence ATGACAGAAGCGGAAGATATATTAAGTACAGATGAAATTCGTGCTCGAGTTACAGATTTGGAATACAAAAATTTAAGTGAAGAAGAATTTATAAAAGAAATTGAACGTATTTATATCGAAGAAAAGGGAGAGGCACTTCCTGCAAAAGTTGAATATTTCCATTCATCTGACGTAGAAAGTTTAAAGGATGATACATCAGGCTATGATGGGACAGCATTATATTTCCATTCAGAAGAAAATCAAATTGATGTGCTTTATACTATATCTCAAGGTAGTCAAGACACTTTAGACTGGGAATACAACGCTATAGGCCTTTTTGGAGGTACTACTATTAAGCAAGCTGAGGCAACTGCGCACTTTGAATCGGAAGCGAGAAGAAGGTTCGGTATTGAAAACGATCAAGATGTTCTGAGTATAGGGCTTTCTCATTCTCTAGCCAACAATAATAATTCAATAGCACATCTTACTTTTGGCACCTTTGACGTAGTCCATAGTTTTAATGGCGCGCAAGTAAGTGCCTATCAAATGTACTTTTAG
- a CDS encoding WXG100 family type VII secretion target yields MAGQIRVTPEELEAIAQRYSAESGNVNGIVNNLDGLIGQLTDIWEGASSKAFAAQYDELKPSFIQMVELLEKISAQLVSTSNALQEADADIASQIRR; encoded by the coding sequence ATGGCAGGACAAATTCGCGTAACACCAGAAGAACTAGAAGCTATTGCACAACGTTACTCCGCTGAAAGTGGAAATGTTAATGGAATCGTTAATAATCTTGATGGTCTTATTGGCCAGTTGACAGATATTTGGGAAGGTGCTTCAAGTAAAGCATTCGCCGCTCAATACGACGAACTTAAGCCGTCATTTATTCAAATGGTTGAGCTTTTAGAGAAGATTAGTGCTCAATTAGTTTCTACATCTAATGCTTTACAAGAAGCTGATGCGGACATTGCGTCACAAATCAGACGATAA
- a CDS encoding EsaB/YukD family protein gives MYIQITVDLKHYNEKSIELRLSDQHLVKNLVAMTWQTARISRAPREGFWVRVKNKDRVWTGTSTLEECGITTGDCIEIL, from the coding sequence GTGTACATACAAATAACCGTAGATTTAAAACACTATAATGAAAAATCGATTGAACTGAGGCTATCAGATCAACATCTCGTGAAAAATCTAGTGGCGATGACATGGCAAACAGCGAGGATATCAAGGGCACCTAGAGAAGGCTTTTGGGTTCGCGTTAAAAATAAAGACCGTGTGTGGACTGGGACAAGTACATTGGAAGAATGTGGTATTACGACAGGTGATTGCATTGAGATCTTATAG
- the essB gene encoding type VII secretion protein EssB, translating into MTEKNMTYLEEQIEAVMKEEEGHITLTFQRAKLKLNDEEEVHLLRAMNPEFNHTFELTDDQLTITITRPENYMSFSDIQKKSNQAKWQFAFNMIQAIRHHAVDRLKLIVSPENVLFDHGLNPHFLHYGVKESLPPYEDDVNKQWLETRATVATIIDDKYDFNNYLSHYETLQLNEEAKKIMNAKSYDELFQIIGENLKKDEAYEKTVLHVPRKKWKLQRYIQIALAIILVPAIIYTIFAAFFKIPQTEAYVASSRSFLEHEYSEVINKLSNYDHEGMPYVVQYQLASAYVVNESLTEVQRQNIQNTLTLQSDRNYFNYWIDIGRGNYQEAIDTARRLEDRDLIIYGLLKQREEVKSDQSLSGEEREEELRNIQSEIDEYQEEMEQEALEQEADEEVEGETNDENSEAEEDLDEDDE; encoded by the coding sequence ATGACGGAGAAGAATATGACATATTTAGAAGAACAAATAGAAGCAGTAATGAAAGAAGAGGAAGGTCACATCACGTTGACGTTTCAGCGGGCAAAGTTAAAGCTTAATGATGAAGAAGAGGTTCATCTGTTGCGGGCAATGAACCCTGAATTCAATCACACATTTGAGTTAACAGACGATCAGCTGACAATCACTATTACGAGACCAGAAAATTATATGTCCTTTTCTGACATTCAAAAAAAGAGTAATCAGGCTAAGTGGCAATTTGCCTTTAATATGATTCAAGCTATAAGACATCATGCCGTTGATAGATTAAAGTTAATCGTAAGTCCGGAAAATGTGTTATTTGACCATGGGCTTAATCCACATTTTTTGCATTACGGGGTGAAAGAGAGTCTGCCACCTTATGAAGATGATGTGAATAAGCAGTGGCTTGAAACGAGAGCGACTGTGGCGACGATTATCGATGATAAATATGATTTTAATAATTACTTGTCACATTATGAAACGCTTCAATTGAATGAAGAAGCTAAAAAAATTATGAATGCAAAAAGCTACGATGAACTTTTTCAGATTATTGGAGAGAATTTAAAAAAAGATGAAGCATATGAAAAGACTGTGTTACATGTACCAAGGAAAAAATGGAAATTGCAGCGTTATATTCAAATTGCTTTAGCTATTATACTTGTTCCTGCTATCATATATACCATTTTTGCTGCCTTTTTCAAAATTCCACAAACAGAAGCATATGTTGCAAGTAGTCGCTCCTTTCTAGAGCATGAGTATAGTGAGGTCATAAATAAACTGTCGAACTACGATCATGAAGGGATGCCATATGTTGTGCAATATCAGCTGGCTTCTGCTTATGTCGTCAACGAATCGCTGACAGAAGTACAGCGACAAAATATTCAAAACACGTTAACGTTACAGTCAGATAGAAACTATTTTAATTACTGGATTGATATTGGGCGGGGAAATTATCAAGAAGCCATTGATACAGCTAGAAGATTAGAAGATCGGGATTTGATTATCTATGGTCTTTTGAAACAGCGTGAGGAAGTAAAATCTGATCAAAGCTTAAGCGGCGAAGAGAGGGAAGAAGAATTACGTAATATTCAGTCGGAAATTGATGAATATCAAGAAGAAATGGAGCAGGAAGCTTTAGAACAAGAAGCTGATGAAGAAGTTGAAGGTGAAACTAATGACGAAAATTCAGAAGCTGAAGAGGATTTAGACGAAGACGATGAATAG